In one window of Poriferisphaera corsica DNA:
- a CDS encoding LacI family DNA-binding transcriptional regulator, whose protein sequence is MASKKTQECGSIYDLAKQTGLSTSTISRVLNQRGRISTETRQRVLAAARAAGFRPRAAVRQQTVALVIDRMKYASFGGFVTSIVTHLICELASYDMSVEVYTEDNLDQLGTRFIDGVIALTWDPTSISKLQSLKNVPIILINRPNFPGLSTVATDHKQGGEMVADYLIKHGHERIAFLGEEQDWGAKQRIEGIEETLQKNKITKSNLIIGFTEHQPVYGALKRLLTQKPTAIFLAGEDLTIEAIYVLNSVLNTKIPKDISVVGLESPKVSQFVQPPLTSLAQPLHNLASETLNLLRDQIEKNSSKPRQMVISNQLVERESVIQI, encoded by the coding sequence ATGGCTTCAAAGAAAACACAAGAATGTGGTTCAATCTACGACTTGGCAAAACAAACCGGCCTATCCACCAGTACCATTAGCCGTGTGCTCAATCAGCGTGGTCGCATCAGTACCGAAACACGCCAGCGTGTCTTGGCTGCTGCCCGAGCTGCAGGTTTCCGGCCTCGTGCGGCTGTTCGTCAACAGACAGTAGCTCTTGTTATTGACCGAATGAAATATGCAAGCTTCGGCGGCTTCGTCACCTCGATCGTCACCCACCTCATCTGTGAATTAGCCTCATATGATATGTCCGTTGAGGTCTACACCGAAGACAATCTTGATCAATTGGGAACACGTTTTATCGATGGCGTTATTGCCCTGACTTGGGATCCAACGTCTATCTCAAAATTACAATCTCTCAAAAACGTCCCAATCATTCTCATCAACCGCCCCAACTTCCCCGGCCTATCCACTGTTGCCACCGATCACAAGCAAGGTGGTGAGATGGTTGCCGACTACCTCATCAAACATGGCCACGAACGCATCGCATTTCTTGGCGAAGAACAAGACTGGGGTGCTAAACAACGCATCGAAGGCATTGAAGAAACACTTCAAAAAAACAAAATTACCAAATCAAACCTAATCATAGGCTTCACAGAACATCAACCTGTGTATGGCGCACTCAAACGTCTTCTCACACAAAAACCTACCGCTATTTTCCTCGCTGGTGAAGACCTCACAATCGAAGCTATTTACGTCCTCAATTCTGTTCTCAACACCAAGATCCCTAAGGACATCTCCGTCGTCGGCCTCGAATCCCCAAAAGTCTCACAGTTCGTCCAACCTCCACTTACTTCCCTCGCACAGCCACTCCACAATCTCGCCTCAGAGACACTCAACCTCTTACGTGATCAAATCGAAAAGAACAGTTCAAAACCACGCCAAATGGTCATTAGCAACCAACTTGTTGAACGCGAATCTGTCATACAGATCTAA
- a CDS encoding acetylxylan esterase, producing MFKHDYPFDPTYGYPLSDLLKVMPPPPAPGYAEFWQDTFAQAIQIDPQPIVTDSHTTINNYQTYDISFTAWPNIKLGGWLLKPTHKAPLANIIVSHGYGGRAIVEAAQHNIPANYFFYCTRGFHRSQQPDIPINNSDLHVLCNINSPETYIHRYCVADIWAAASALIQLEPDLAHNLFYTGSSFGGGMGALALPWDTRFKAACLEVPSFGNHPFRLSVPCIGSGEAVRKAHLNNPAIAQTIKFFDAASATQFITIPTHYTLALFDPAVPPPGQFSVYNGHAAPKHYSTIKGGHFIYRGIKEDYKNYAQAQNQFYCDLISGPSKQTLHPIAK from the coding sequence TTGTTCAAACACGATTATCCATTCGATCCGACCTATGGCTACCCTCTCTCCGATCTCCTAAAGGTCATGCCACCTCCCCCAGCACCTGGCTATGCTGAGTTTTGGCAAGACACATTTGCGCAAGCGATTCAAATCGATCCACAACCTATCGTCACCGACTCGCATACTACAATAAACAACTACCAAACCTATGATATTTCATTCACAGCCTGGCCGAACATCAAGCTTGGTGGTTGGCTTCTTAAACCCACCCATAAAGCACCACTAGCCAATATTATTGTGAGCCATGGCTACGGTGGTCGAGCTATTGTCGAAGCCGCACAACATAACATCCCCGCAAACTATTTCTTCTACTGCACGCGTGGCTTCCATCGCTCACAGCAACCTGACATCCCCATCAACAACAGCGATCTCCATGTCCTTTGCAATATAAACTCCCCCGAGACATACATTCATCGCTACTGCGTAGCAGACATCTGGGCAGCCGCCTCCGCTCTCATTCAACTCGAACCCGATCTCGCCCACAACCTTTTCTATACTGGCAGCAGTTTTGGTGGTGGCATGGGCGCGCTAGCCCTGCCCTGGGACACCCGATTCAAAGCCGCCTGCCTTGAAGTGCCATCCTTCGGCAACCACCCATTCAGACTCTCTGTTCCATGCATCGGCTCCGGCGAAGCTGTTCGAAAAGCGCATCTCAACAATCCTGCAATCGCCCAAACAATCAAGTTCTTTGATGCCGCATCGGCCACACAATTTATAACCATCCCCACTCATTACACGCTCGCACTTTTCGATCCCGCTGTCCCGCCCCCTGGGCAATTCTCTGTCTACAACGGGCATGCCGCACCAAAACACTACAGCACGATCAAAGGCGGGCACTTTATCTATCGCGGGATCAAAGAAGACTACAAAAATTATGCGCAAGCGCAGAATCAATTCTATTGTGATCTCATATCAGGACCAAGCAAACAAACCCTTCACCCAATAGCTAAATAA
- a CDS encoding sugar-binding protein, whose product MLSRIALMMVVCGCVLMTGCANQRIGGVGSVAPDCGCDVAVDADTLIAKYQEGIVVDGELDEWRDVEWQWVDQENGVLDEETKALDGGKDLWFGFAVRCDDDALYVAVQVYDDVYSTDSCEVGEIGKIPSWADDTLEVFIDGDHNKIEDSRTKDRDELKYGGEFALVANGSANSDYSGYPRTFGQDAYWSGATKVRGDDGAGYVVKYEMRLAWGVMGGIAGPGKTIGFTLSMQDDDGKGRESALYWKGASKWPFRNESKFGNVYLERRNK is encoded by the coding sequence ATGTTGAGTCGAATTGCGTTGATGATGGTTGTATGTGGTTGTGTATTAATGACTGGGTGTGCGAATCAAAGAATAGGTGGTGTTGGAAGTGTTGCACCAGATTGTGGATGTGATGTCGCGGTGGATGCGGATACGCTGATTGCGAAGTATCAGGAGGGTATTGTGGTAGATGGTGAACTGGATGAATGGAGAGATGTAGAATGGCAGTGGGTAGACCAAGAGAATGGTGTATTAGATGAAGAAACGAAAGCGCTAGATGGTGGGAAAGATTTATGGTTCGGATTTGCAGTTCGATGTGATGATGATGCGCTGTATGTTGCTGTGCAGGTCTATGATGATGTGTATTCAACAGATAGTTGCGAGGTGGGTGAGATTGGGAAGATCCCATCATGGGCGGATGATACGCTTGAAGTGTTTATTGATGGAGATCACAATAAAATTGAGGATTCGCGGACGAAAGATCGTGATGAACTGAAGTATGGCGGCGAGTTTGCGCTCGTAGCTAATGGGTCTGCAAATAGTGATTATTCAGGATATCCGAGAACATTTGGGCAAGATGCGTATTGGTCAGGTGCAACAAAAGTTAGGGGAGATGATGGGGCTGGGTATGTCGTGAAATATGAAATGCGTTTGGCCTGGGGTGTGATGGGGGGGATTGCTGGTCCGGGTAAGACAATTGGATTCACGCTTTCGATGCAGGATGATGATGGGAAGGGACGAGAGAGCGCGTTGTATTGGAAGGGGGCATCTAAGTGGCCGTTTAGGAATGAATCGAAATTTGGAAATGTTTATCTAGAGCGTCGAAACAAGTAA